One region of Carassius gibelio isolate Cgi1373 ecotype wild population from Czech Republic chromosome A1, carGib1.2-hapl.c, whole genome shotgun sequence genomic DNA includes:
- the LOC128020785 gene encoding calcineurin subunit B type 1-like, with product MGNEASYPLEMCSHFDADEIKRLGKRFKKLDLDNSGSLSVEEFMSLPELQQNPLVQRVIEIFDTDGNGEVDFKEFIEGVSQFSVKGDKEQKLRFAFRIYDMDKDGYISNGELFQVLKMMVGNNLKDTQLQQIVDKTIINADKDGDGRISFEEFCAVVGGLDIHKKMVVDV from the exons GGAAATGAGGCGAGTTATCCTTTGGAGATGTGCTCACACT TTGATGCTGATGAGATTAAAAGACTAGGAAAGCGGTTTAAGAAACTCGACCTGGATAACTCCGGTTCTCTCAGCGTGGAGGAGTTCATGTCTCTACCCGAGTTGCAGCAGAACCCGCTGGTGCAGCGAGTCATTGAAATATTCGACACTGACGGAAACGGAGAAGTGGACTTTAAag AGTTCATTGAAGGCGTCTCTCAGTTCAGCGTCAAGGGCGACAAGGAGCAGAAGCTCCGCT TTGCCTTCAGGATTTATGACATGGATAAGGATGGCTACATATCCAACGGTGAGCTGTTCCAGGTGCTGAAGATGATGGTTGGGAATAACCTGAAGGACACCCAGCTGCAGCAGATCGTCGACAAAACCATCATCAACGCAGACAAGGATGGGGACGGGAGGATATCTTTTGAGGAGTTCTGCGCT GTTGTTGGTGGCTTAGACATTCACAAAAAGATGGTGGTGGACGTGTGA